The Pseudomonadota bacterium region GGAGACCGGGAAGCTCGCCGCCACGCACCACCCGTTCACGGCGCCGCGGCCGGCGGATCTCGACCTCATCGAGACCGATCCCCTCGCGATGCGCGCGCGGGCCTACGACGTCGTCGTCAACGGCCAGGAGGTGGGCGGCGGCTCGATCCGCATCCACGACAGGGGCGTGCAGGCGCGCATCTTCCAGGCGCTCGGCATCGGTGACGAGGAGGCGAGGCGCAAGTTCGGGTTCCTCCTCGACGCGCTCTCGTACGGCGCGCCGCCGCACGGCGGGCTCGCGTTCGGGTTCGACCGGCTCGTCTCGACCCTCGTCGGCGCCGAGTCGATTCGGGACGTGATCGCCTTCCCGAAGACCACGCGCGCCGCCTGCCTGATGACCGACGCGCCGTCCGAGGTCGACGCCGGCCAGCTCGCGGAGCTCGGGATCTCGCTCATTGGACCGCGCTGACGGCCGTGGCATACTTCTGAATAGCCGAAACGGAACGGGAGTCCTTTCCAAGTGGGCTTATCGCTCGAAGGAGGTTTCGTCATGACACGTAGAATGATCCTTGTCGTCGCGGCGCTCGCCGCGGTCTTCGCCTTCACGATCTCCGGCTGCGTCCAGGAGAAGGACTCGGACGGGGACGGCGACGAGGAGATCGTCATCTCCGAGGAGTGCACCTGGTACGCCGGGGTGGAGTGCGAGGCCACGTGCGACGATCTCGACTTCTGGTTCTCGTGCGAGGGCGAGTTCGACATCGAGTGCGATCCGCACTGTGACGAGTTCGAGCTCGATGTCGAATGCTCGGGCAGCTGCCAGGCGTCATGCTCGGCCGACTGCGAGTACGATCCCGGCGAGTTCGACTGCTCCGTGCATTGCGAAGGCGAGTGCGGCGCGAGCTGCGAGTCGGAGTGCGAGGCGTCCGTGGGCGACGGAGAGGCGCAGGCCGAGTGCAAGGCCCACTGCGACGCGTACTGCGAGGGCCACTGCAGCGCGAGCTGCGACGTCGAGCTGCCGGAGCTCGACTGCGACGCGCAGTGCGAGGCCTCCTGCGAGGGTGAGTGCACGGCCGAAGCGAACATCGACTGCCACCTGTGCAACGTCGACGTCTACGCCGAGTGCGAGGGCGAGATGAACCTCGACTGCCACGGTGGGTGCGACGCTGACGGCGTGCTCGAGTGCAACGGCGAGTTCGTTTCGAGCGACGATCTCGAATCCGCGATCGCGTGGGTCGAGGCGAACATGACCGCCGAGGTGACGTACGACGCGAGCGCCGAATGCTCCGGAAACACCTGCGAGGCCGAGGCGAGCGCTACGCTCCAGTGCGACGCCGCGGCCCCGGGGCGCGAGGGCGGCGGCGGGCTGCTCGCGGTGCTCTCCTTCCTGTTCTGATTCCTGACCAGAATGGACCGAGTGGACGTCGCGGACGGAATGGACCTTCCGGGTCATTCCTCGCTGATCGTGCCGGACTGGCTCACGTCGAAGTCGAAGCTCTTCTCGCCGCTCTCCAGGGTGACGCGGATGGTGTCCTCGTCGACCCGTTCGAACGAGACGGTGGCGGTCTTGCCGTCGAACGGGGTGGTCAGCTCGTAGCGCCCGGCCTGGGGCACCGGGTCCTCCCAGCGCAGCTCGACGCCGGTCACGTCGAGATCCCAGTCGCCGCGCTCGGAGGTCCACTGCCGCGCGCCCTCGATCGTCATGCCGGTGGCGATGTCGCCGGCGAGCGCCGCCTGCGTCCGATCCCCCGAGCCGGTCACCGCGAAGCCGTCCGCGAGCCTGGTCCAATCGAGCTCGTGGGAGACGTGGCGCGTGCCCTCGGCGGTGCTCCAGGTCACGTCCGCGGCGCCGGTCACTTCGACCTTGCCGTTCGATAGAGCGGTCCACTCGTGGTGCACGACGACGTCGCCCTCTGCTGCCGAAACGATCTCGATAGAGTGCGTGCCCGAGTAGGTCTGGCCGTGGTAGGTGCAGTCGCCCGGGTTGGCGCCATACTCGATGCTGAGCGCCGCGCCGTCGAGCGCGATCTCGGCGCACGGCAGCTGGGTCTCGATGAACTCGCGGAGCTCCTCGGCCGCGGCCTCCACGGCCTGGCCGATGGTGAAGCTCGTGGTGAGCTCGATCGTGCCCGAGCTGACGGTGAGCGCCTGGCTCTCGAGCGACAGCTCCTCGATCGCCTGCAGCGCCTCGCCCGCGGTGAGCGCGCGATCGCAGCCCGCGAGCGCGAGGCCGGCCGCGGCGAGGAGGCAAATCGTCGTCATGCGCATGGGATCCCCCTTCCGTTGGAGTCGGGGGATTATACCGCGATTCAGCCCCGAAGGCCCGCGGCGACGCGGCTGAGCTTGGCGTGCACCTGCTCGACCATCCCCTCCACGCCGGGCGTCGCGACCAGCTCGAACATCCGGCGCGGGTTCGCGATCGACACGGTCACGTCGCCGCGTTCGCCCTCGAACACGATGACGTTGCACGGCAAGAGCAGGCCGATCATCGGATCCGCCTGGAGCGCTGCGTGGGCGATCGGCGGGTTGCACGCGCCCAGGATCTTGTACTTGCGGACGTCGGCCCCGAGCTTCTGCTTGATCGTCTTCTGGACGTCGATTTCCGTGATCACGCCGAACCCCTCGACCTTGAGGGCGTCCGCGACGCGCGCCACCGCGGCGTCGAAGTCCGTGTGACCGAGGCCGATCGTCATCCCCAGGCTGTCGTTGCTCACGACTCCTCCTCGTTCCGCTTCTCGTCGGCGGCCGGCCCGCGGCACGCGTCGGCCATTCACGTGGAGACGCCGGCTCGCGGCAGGATCCAGCGCTGCAGCGCGAACCACGCGCCCAACGCCAGGATCAGCCAGGCCCAATCAGGCATTTCCCAGCACCTTGTCGAGCGCCGCCTTGAACGCCGCCTTCGGGCGCGCGCCCACGAGCACCTCCACGACCTCGCCGCCCTGGAACAGGGCGACGGTCGGGATCGAGCGGATCCCCATGGAGCCCGCGACGGCCGTCTGCTCGTCCACGTTCACCTTCACGACCTTGGCCTTGCCCGCGTACTCGACGGCCACCTCGTCGAGCACGGGTCCGACCATTCGGCACGGGCCGCACCAAGGCGCCCAGAAGTCCACCAGGACCGGGACGTCGCTCTTGACGACCAGCTCCTCGAAGTTCGCATCCGTTCCCACGATGGCGTTGCTCATGACTCCCTCCTTGAAATCGGGACCGCGGTCGCGCCGCACGGGCGCGCCGTCACCAGCCTCACCCACCTGTATAGCAGCGCTTTCCCTTTCCGGCGACGGTCTCGCCGAGGACGGCGAAGCCGGTGAGCTGCCGCACGGCGGGCGAACCGCACTCCGGGCACTCGGTCTCGTCCTTGTCCGTGATGCGCGTGATCGCCTCGAACGTCTCGCCGCATCGCGGGCACTCGTACTCGTACAGTGGCATCCTAGCCCTCCTTCTCTGCGGGCGGCCTGGGTCGCTCGGACGACACGGGGCCGCCACACGAAACGGCGCCGAGCTCCTCGAGCCCGCGCCGCAGACGCTCCGCGGATTGCGCGCCGACGAGGCGGCTCGTCTCGGATCCGCTCTGGTCGAGGAACAAGAACGTCGGGACCGAGCCGACGTCGTAGCGCTCGGCGAGCCGCTCGTTCTCCTCCCGCGAGACGTCGACGGCGTCGATGCGGACCCCGACGCCGGCGCAACGCTCCGCGAGCTCGTCGACCACGGGCTTCATCTCCGCGCAGGCCGGGCACCACGGCGTGTACAGCTCCAGCATCCGCGGCGCCGCGGCTCCCGTCGCGACCGCCCCGGCCACGACCCTGGACCGCCCGGTGCCCAGCAGGGCGACGGCGATCCCGACCACGAGCGCGGCGATCAAGAGAGCGCGCCCCATGGGCTGCCTCACGCGATCCCCAGGACGCCGCCTATCGCGGCGCCCCAGGCGGTCGATATCACCGGGTTCGAGGTGATCGGGCAGCCGCCGGTCGCGCATCCCACATAGCTGTAGTAGGCGAACCCCGCGAGCCCTCCCAGGACGAGCCCGAGGGCGATCTTCACCGCGCGCTTCTTCGCTTCCCTGCTCATGACGCCACCTCCTCCCGCGCCGGGGGGGCGAGGAGATCGGCCTCGATGATCTCCTCGTAGTAGTGCTGGCCCCTGAGGCCGACGACCCGTTCGACCAGGGCCCCCTTCTTGAAGAAGAGCACCGTCGGGGTGCCCCGGACCCCGAGCCTCGCGGCGGCCCGCGGACCCGAGCCGACGTTCAGCTGCGCGACCTTCAGCCGGCCGTCGTACTTGGCGGCGAGCCGCTTCACCGTCGGGACGAGCGCCGCGCACGGCCCGCACCCGGCCGACCAGACGTCGACCATGACCGGGACGTCGGACTTGACGACCTCGGCGACGAAGTTGGCGTCGTTCAGCTCCACGGGCTCCCGCTCGCCCGCGCCGTCGAAACCCAGAAAGCTCAAGATGCCCATGTCCTCTCCTCGGGGCGTAAGCGCCACCCTCTGACTTCTGGGAATAGGAGCCGTCACGGGGCCGGGGGGGGGCGCGGGGGGCGCTCTTTTTTTTAGAAGGAGCTTGGCAAGGGGAGGGTATGGGAGGGTATGGAAGGGATGGGAGGTCGCGGATGCGGGTGGTGGCGGGCACGGCGCGGGGGCTCAGGCTCGACGTTCCGCCGGGGCGGGACGTCCGGCCCACCGCCGATCGGGTGCGCGAGGCGCTGTTCTCGTCGCTCGGAGACAGGGTGCGGGGCGCGCGCGTGCTCGACCTCTTCGGCGGATCGGGAGCCCTCGCCATCGAGGCGCTCAGCCGCGGTGCGGGCAGCGCGGTGATAGTCGAGCTCGCGCGGCGCGCGGCGGACGCGATCGCGGCGAACCTCGCACGCACCGGACTGGGCGGCGGAGCCCGGCTGATCCGCGGCGACGCGCTGCGGGCCGTTCCCGCCCTGGCCGCCGAGGGGCTCGCGTTCGACCTTGCCTTCCTGGATCCACCGTACAAGGGGGATCTCGCGGCGCGTGCCCTCGCGGCCGTCGCCGAGCACGGGCTCCTCGCGGCGGGCGGCCTCGCGATCGTCGAGCACGACAGGCGCGCCCGGGTCGACCCTCCCGAAGGACTCGTGGAGGCGTCCGTCCGGATGTACGGCGACACGGCGCTCACGCTGCTCGCGCGCTCGTAGAAGAGTTGCGCGCCGCGGGCCGGTGACGCTATGGTGTTTCAGCGCGCGCCGCCTTCGGCGCCCGGGTGCCGACGGGCCCCGGTGGAGAGAGGACAAGAGAGTTGCAGCAGCGCATCGCCGTCTACCCCGGCTCGTTCGATCCGCTCACCAACGGGCACCTCGACATCATCCGGCGAGGCGTCGAGGTTTTCGATCAGCTGATCGTCTGCATCGCCGAGAACAGCCGAAAGAACACGTTGTTCTCCGTGCAGGAACGCCTCGAGATCACGCGCGAGGTGCTCGAAGGGCTGCCGCGCGTCGAGATCGCCGCGTTCGAGGGGCTCACGGTCGAGTACGCGTTGAAGCGCGGCGCGGTGGCCATCCTCCGCGGCCTGCGGGCCGTCGCGGACTTCGAGTACGAGCTCCAGATGGCGAACATCAACCGCAAGCTCACTCCGATGATCGAGACGTTGTTCATGATGACTTCGGAGAAGTACTTTTTCGTCAGCTCGCAGAACGTCAAGGAGGTGGCTCAGTTCGGGGGCGACATCTCCGAGCTCGTGCCGCCGCTGGTCGCACGGCGCATGGCCAAGAAGAGCCTTGGATAGCGCTGCGCACACGCCGTCCCGCGCGGCGTTCGAGATCGAGCGCCGCGACGAGATGAGCCTCCTCGGGCTGATGCTCGGCGAGGT contains the following coding sequences:
- the rsmD gene encoding 16S rRNA (guanine(966)-N(2))-methyltransferase RsmD, producing the protein MRVVAGTARGLRLDVPPGRDVRPTADRVREALFSSLGDRVRGARVLDLFGGSGALAIEALSRGAGSAVIVELARRAADAIAANLARTGLGGGARLIRGDALRAVPALAAEGLAFDLAFLDPPYKGDLAARALAAVAEHGLLAAGGLAIVEHDRRARVDPPEGLVEASVRMYGDTALTLLARS
- a CDS encoding thioredoxin family protein; the encoded protein is MGRALLIAALVVGIAVALLGTGRSRVVAGAVATGAAAPRMLELYTPWCPACAEMKPVVDELAERCAGVGVRIDAVDVSREENERLAERYDVGSVPTFLFLDQSGSETSRLVGAQSAERLRRGLEELGAVSCGGPVSSERPRPPAEKEG
- a CDS encoding zinc ribbon domain-containing protein gives rise to the protein MPLYEYECPRCGETFEAITRITDKDETECPECGSPAVRQLTGFAVLGETVAGKGKRCYTGG
- a CDS encoding DUF302 domain-containing protein yields the protein MSNDSLGMTIGLGHTDFDAAVARVADALKVEGFGVITEIDVQKTIKQKLGADVRKYKILGACNPPIAHAALQADPMIGLLLPCNVIVFEGERGDVTVSIANPRRMFELVATPGVEGMVEQVHAKLSRVAAGLRG
- the trxA gene encoding thioredoxin → MSNAIVGTDANFEELVVKSDVPVLVDFWAPWCGPCRMVGPVLDEVAVEYAGKAKVVKVNVDEQTAVAGSMGIRSIPTVALFQGGEVVEVLVGARPKAAFKAALDKVLGNA
- the coaD gene encoding pantetheine-phosphate adenylyltransferase, whose product is MQQRIAVYPGSFDPLTNGHLDIIRRGVEVFDQLIVCIAENSRKNTLFSVQERLEITREVLEGLPRVEIAAFEGLTVEYALKRGAVAILRGLRAVADFEYELQMANINRKLTPMIETLFMMTSEKYFFVSSQNVKEVAQFGGDISELVPPLVARRMAKKSLG
- a CDS encoding thioredoxin family protein; translation: MGILSFLGFDGAGEREPVELNDANFVAEVVKSDVPVMVDVWSAGCGPCAALVPTVKRLAAKYDGRLKVAQLNVGSGPRAAARLGVRGTPTVLFFKKGALVERVVGLRGQHYYEEIIEADLLAPPAREEVAS